One genomic window of Magnolia sinica isolate HGM2019 chromosome 3, MsV1, whole genome shotgun sequence includes the following:
- the LOC131239879 gene encoding zinc finger CCCH domain-containing protein 39-like isoform X2, with translation MSAPAPPPPFFTHPFPGNAVGFGSQIPFDPEASGPAFRPEFPPFKKPRNSEDAPLFPIQNSPFNPRMLPPLPPPINKGVNKMFFKTRLCAKFKLGTCPYGSNCNFAHGIEEVRKPPANWQEIVAAHEDDRAAGNWGEQQRINRLGICRKFYNGEGCPYGDRCNFLHEQPERVREGVVASVATVVVAGTRGTASERTESNGFVNSGGDSNCSNQKGVLWKTRICNKWEMNGQCPFGDKCHFAHGAAELQKFGVHMEEESGNAGMAPSKPLLSPADMMLPSKAEANCKMQAEGRKRLSKWKGHDKISGIYGDWIDDIQLLNRPPSKVAS, from the exons ATGAGTGCTCCTGCTCCTCCACCTCCATTCTTTACACACCCTTTTCCCGGTAATGCTGTCGGATTTGGATCTCAAATCCCTTTTGATCCCGAAGCATCTGGGCCCGCTTTCCGCCCTGAATTCCCTCCCTTCAAGAAACCAAGAAATTCCGAAGACGCTCCCTTGTTTCCCATCCAAAACTCGCCTTTCAATCCCAGAATGCTTCCTCCACTCCCTCCTCCGATAAACAAAGGGGTAAACAAGATGTTCTTCAAGACCAGGTTGTGTGCAAAATTCAAGCTTGGGACCTGCCCTTATGGGAGTAACTGCAACTTTGCTCACGGGATCGAAGAGGTCCGGAAGCCGCCTGCCAACTGGCAGGAGATTGTGGCGGCCCATGAGGACGATCGGGCGGCTGGGAATTGGGGCGAACAGCAGAGAATCAATAGGTTGGGTATTTGCAGGAAGTTCTATAATGGGGAAGGTTGCCCGTATGGTGATAGATGTAATTTTCTGCATGAGCAACCAGAGCGGGTTAGGGAGGGTGTGGTGGCTAGCGTTGCGACTGTAGTGGTGGCAGGAACTAGGGGAACTGCATCTGAGCGAACAGAGAGCAATGGGTTTGTGAATTCTGGAGGCGACAGTAACTGCTCGAATCAGAAGGGTGTGCTTTGGAAGACAAGGATCTGTAACAAGTGGGAGATGAATGGTCAGTGCCCTTTCGGTGACAAATGCCATTTCGCTCATGGAGCAGCAG AACTTCAGAAGTTTGGAGTCCATATGGAGGAGGAAAGTGGGAATGCAGGCATGGCTCCCTCAAAGCCTCTTCTTAGTCCTGCTGACATGATGTTGCCTAGCAAGGCAGAAGCGAACTGTAAGATGCAAGCTGAGGGTAGGAAGCGTCTCTCCAAATGGAAAGGACATGACAAGATCAGTGGCATATATGGTGATTGGATCGACGATATTCAACTTCTAAACAGGCCACCGAGCAAAGTTGCTAGCTGA
- the LOC131239879 gene encoding zinc finger CCCH domain-containing protein 39-like isoform X1, whose product MSAPAPPPPFFTHPFPGNAVGFGSQIPFDPEASGPAFRPEFPPFKKPRNSEDAPLFPIQNSPFNPRMLPPLPPPINKGVNKMFFKTRLCAKFKLGTCPYGSNCNFAHGIEEVRKPPANWQEIVAAHEDDRAAGNWGEQQRINRLGICRKFYNGEGCPYGDRCNFLHEQPERVREGVVASVATVVVAGTRGTASERTESNGFVNSGGDSNCSNQKGVLWKTRICNKWEMNGQCPFGDKCHFAHGAAAELQKFGVHMEEESGNAGMAPSKPLLSPADMMLPSKAEANCKMQAEGRKRLSKWKGHDKISGIYGDWIDDIQLLNRPPSKVAS is encoded by the exons ATGAGTGCTCCTGCTCCTCCACCTCCATTCTTTACACACCCTTTTCCCGGTAATGCTGTCGGATTTGGATCTCAAATCCCTTTTGATCCCGAAGCATCTGGGCCCGCTTTCCGCCCTGAATTCCCTCCCTTCAAGAAACCAAGAAATTCCGAAGACGCTCCCTTGTTTCCCATCCAAAACTCGCCTTTCAATCCCAGAATGCTTCCTCCACTCCCTCCTCCGATAAACAAAGGGGTAAACAAGATGTTCTTCAAGACCAGGTTGTGTGCAAAATTCAAGCTTGGGACCTGCCCTTATGGGAGTAACTGCAACTTTGCTCACGGGATCGAAGAGGTCCGGAAGCCGCCTGCCAACTGGCAGGAGATTGTGGCGGCCCATGAGGACGATCGGGCGGCTGGGAATTGGGGCGAACAGCAGAGAATCAATAGGTTGGGTATTTGCAGGAAGTTCTATAATGGGGAAGGTTGCCCGTATGGTGATAGATGTAATTTTCTGCATGAGCAACCAGAGCGGGTTAGGGAGGGTGTGGTGGCTAGCGTTGCGACTGTAGTGGTGGCAGGAACTAGGGGAACTGCATCTGAGCGAACAGAGAGCAATGGGTTTGTGAATTCTGGAGGCGACAGTAACTGCTCGAATCAGAAGGGTGTGCTTTGGAAGACAAGGATCTGTAACAAGTGGGAGATGAATGGTCAGTGCCCTTTCGGTGACAAATGCCATTTCGCTCATGGAGCAGCAG CAGAACTTCAGAAGTTTGGAGTCCATATGGAGGAGGAAAGTGGGAATGCAGGCATGGCTCCCTCAAAGCCTCTTCTTAGTCCTGCTGACATGATGTTGCCTAGCAAGGCAGAAGCGAACTGTAAGATGCAAGCTGAGGGTAGGAAGCGTCTCTCCAAATGGAAAGGACATGACAAGATCAGTGGCATATATGGTGATTGGATCGACGATATTCAACTTCTAAACAGGCCACCGAGCAAAGTTGCTAGCTGA